One part of the Malus sylvestris chromosome 2, drMalSylv7.2, whole genome shotgun sequence genome encodes these proteins:
- the LOC126599211 gene encoding E3 ubiquitin-protein ligase KEG-like isoform X2 — MKVPCCLVCQTRYDEEERVPLLLQCGHGFCKDCLSKMFSSCPDTTLVCPRCRHVTVVGNSVQALRKNFAVLALIHTSSNGVSSAAAANFDYDYTDDEDGDDDEDEDGDRRCARGSHTSSSGGCGPAIELAVHHDLKLVRRIGEGRQAGVQMWTAVIGGGGGRCRHRVAVKKVAVAEETSMDWVMGQLDNLRWASMWCRNVCTFHGAMKSEGTLCLVMDKCYGSVQSEMQRNEGRLTLEQILRYGADIARGVAELHAAGVVCMNLKPSNLLLDESGHAVVSDYGVAAILKKPSCRKARLECDTSRIHSCMECTMLSPHYAAPEAWEPVKKLLNPFWEDAIGISAESDAWSFGCTLVEMCTGSIPWAGLSTEEIYRAVIKTRKLPPQYASVVGVGIPRELWKMIGECLQFKSSKRPSFNSMLATFLRHLQEIPRSPPASPDNVLAKFSGSNATEPSPISKSEVFQGNPTLLHRLVSEGDVRGVRDLLQKASAGSDNSTILSLLEAQNADGQTALHLACRRGSAELVNSILEYQEANVDVLDKDGDPPLVFALVAGSPECVHALINRGANVRSRLREGFGPSVAHVCAYHGQPDCMRELLMAGADPNAVDEEGESVLHRAVAKKYTDCALVVLENGGSRSMCVLNSEKFTPLHLCVATWNVAVVRRWVEVATPEEIADAIDRPSPVGTALCMAASLKKDHEIGREIVQILLASGADPTAQDLQHGRTALHTASMANEVELVKIILDAGVDVNIRNVQNTIPLHVALARGAKSCVGLLLSAGANYNLQDDEGDNAFHIAADAAKMIRENLEWLIVMLRNPDAAVEARNHSGKTLRDFLETLPREWISEDLMEALVNRGVRLSPTIFDVGDWVKFKRSITAPTYGWQDAKHRSVGFVQGAPDKDHLIVSFCSGDARVSANEVVKVIPLDRGQHVQLKPDVKEPRFGWRGQSRDSIGTVLCVDDDGILRVGFPGASRGWKADPAEMERVEEFKVGDWVRIRPTLTTAKHGLGSVTPGSIGIVYCIRPDSSLLLELSYLPSPWHCEPEEVELVTPFRIGDRVCVKRSVAEPRYAWGGETHHSVGKISEIENDGLLVIEIPNRPIPWQSDPSDMEKVEDFKVGDWVRVKASVPSPRYGWEDITRNSVGIIHSLEEDGDMGVAFCFRSKPFSCSVTDVEKVPPFEVGQEIHVISSVTQPKLGWSNESPATVGKIVRIDMDGALNTRVTGRQSLWKVSPGDAERLSGFEVGDWVRSKPSLGTRPSYDWNSVGKESLAVVHSVQDTGYLELACCFRKGRWITHYTDVEKVPCFKIGQYVRFRTGLVEPRWGWRGAQPDSRGVITSVHADGEVRVAFSGLPGLWRGDPADLEIEQIFEVGEWVRLEDQAGAWKSIGPGSVGVVQGLGYDADTWDGTTSVGFCGEQEKWVGPTSALERVNRLMVGQKVRVKLSVKQPRFGWSGHSHASLGTISTIDADGKLRIYTPAGSKAWMLDPSEVELVEEEELHIGDWVRVKTSVSTPAHQWGEVNRSSVGVVHRMENEELWVAFCFTERLWLCKASEMERVRPFKVGDKVRIREGLVTPRWGWGMETHTSKGQVVGVDANGKLRIKFRWREGKPWIGDPADISLDEST; from the exons ATGAAGGTGCCGTGCTGCTTGGTGTGCCAGACCCGCTACGACGAGGAGGAAAGAGTTCCGCTTTTGCTTCAGTGCGGCCATGGCTTCTGCAAGGACTGCTTGTCGAAGATGTTCTCTTCGTGTCCGGATACTACCCTCGTCTGCCCCCGCTGCCGCCACGTCACCGTCGTCGGGAACTCCGTTCAGGCCCTCCGCAAGAACTTTGCCGTACTCGCCTTGATTCACACCAGCTCCAATGGTGTCTCGTCTGCCGCCGCCGCCAATTTCGATTACGATTACACAGACGACGAGGATGGGGACGacgatgaggatgaggatggGGACCGACGGTGTGCTCGTGGGTCCCACACGTCGAGCTCGGGTGGGTGTGGACCGGCGATCGAGCTGGCGGTGCACCACGACTTGAAGTTGGTGCGGCGGATAGGGGAGGGGAGGCAGGCCGGGGTTCAAATGTGGACTGCTGTCattggaggtggaggtggaaggTGTCGTCACCGGGTTGCGGTGAAGAAAGTGGCGGTGGCGGAGGAGACAAGTATGGATTGGGTGATGGGGCAGCTGGATAATTTGCGGTGGGCATCGATGTGGTGTAGGAATGTGTGCACATTTCATGGGGCTATGAAGAGTGAAGGCACCTTGTGTCTTGTTATGGATAAGTGTTATGGGTCGGTTCAGTCCGAGATGCAGCGCAATGAGGGCAGGCTTACTTTGGAGCAAATTCTAAG ATACGGGGCTGACATTGCACGGGGAGTGGCTGAACTTCATGCGGCAGGTGTCGTTTGTATGAATCTAAAACCGTCCAATCTTCTTTTGGATGAAAGTGGTCATGCAGTAGTTTCTGATTATGGAGTTGCTGCAATTCTGAAGAAACCTTCCTGCCGGAAAGCTCGATTGGAGTGTGACACCTCAAGGATCCATTCTTGTATGGAGTGTACAATGCTCAGCCCCCACTATGCAGCTCCAGAGGCATGGGAGCCAGTGAAGAAGTTATTGAATCCATTTTGGGAGGATGCTATTGGTATTTCTGCTGAGTCAGATGCATGGAGTTTTGGTTGTACATTGGTAGAAATGTGCACTGGTTCCATTCC ATGGGCTGGTTTAAGCACTGAGGAAATTTATCGGGCTGTAATCAAGACTCGGAAACTACCTCCACAATATGCAAGTGTAGTAGGTGTTGGGATACCTAGAGAATTGTGGAAAATGATTGGCGAGTGCCTGCAGTTCAAGTCATCGAAAAGACCATCTTTTAATTCAATGCTAGCCACTTTTCTTCGCCATTTGCAGGAGATACCACGCAGCCCTCCTGCAAGTCCTGATAA TGTTTTAGCTAAATTCTCTGGATCAAATGCGACGGAACCATCTCCTATATCCAAATCAGAAGTTTTTCAGGGTAACCCCACCCTTCTGCATAGACTTGTGTCTGAAGGGGATGTGCGCGGTGTTAG AGATCTGCTTCAAAAGGCTTCAGCAGGGAGTGATAACAGCACAATATTGTCTCTATTAGAAGCTCAAAATGCTGATGGCCAAACTGCTCTCCATTTGGCCTGTAGACGCGGTAGTGCAGAACTTGTTAATTCTATTTTGGAGTATCAAGAGGCGAATGTGGATGTCTTGGACAAAGATGGGGATCCTCCACTTGTTTTTGCATTAGTAGCTGGATCCCCAGAATGCGTTCATGCTCTCATTAACAGAGGTGCTAATGTGAGATCTAGGTTGCGAGAAGGATTTGGTCCCTCTGTTGCTCATGTCTGTGCCTATCATGGCCAACCTGATTGTATGCGT GAGTTACTAATGGCTGGAGCAGATCCTAATGCAGTGGATGAGGAAGGTGAATCTGTACTGCATAGAGCTGTTGCGAAGAAATATACAGATTGTGCCCTTGTTGTTCTGGAAAATGGGGGCTCTAGGTCAATGTGTGTTTTGAATTCAGAAAAGTTTAC ACCGTTGCACTTGTGTGTGGCAACATGGAATGTTGCTGTTGTTAGAAGGTGGGTGGAAGTTGCAACACCAGAAGAGATTGCTGATGCAATTGATAGACCAAGTCCAGTTGGCACTGCATTGTGTATGGCAGCTTCTCTAAAGAAAGATCATGAAATTG GAAGAGAAATTGTGCAAATTTTGCTTGCTTCTGGAGCAGATCCAACTGCTCAAGATTTGCAGCATGGACGGACAGCTTTGCATACAGCTTCAATGGCCAATGAAGTTGAGTTGGTCAAG ATTATACTTGATGCTGGAGTTGATGTGAACATTCGGAATGTACAAAATACAATTCCTCTTCACGTAGCACTGGCCAGAGGGGCAAAGTCATGTGTTGGACTGCTTCTATCAGCTGGAGCTAATTATAATTTGCAG GATGACGAAGGTGACAATGCTTTCCATATAGCAGCAGATGCAGCAAAAATGATACGTGAAAATCTCGAATGGCTTATTGTCATGCTTAGAAATCCTGATGCTGCTGTTGAAGCTAGAAATCACAG TGGCAAGACTTTACGCGACTTTTTGGAGACACTTCCTCGGGAATGGATATCTGAAGATCTGATGGAGGCACTTGTAAATCGGGGAGTGCGTCTATCTCCTACAAt ATTTGATGTAGGAGACTGGGTCAAATTTAAAAGAAGTATAACAGCTCCTACGTATGGCTGGCAAGATGCAAAACATAGAAGTGTTGGCTTTGTGCAAGGTGCCCCAGATAAGGACCATTTGATAGTATCATTTTGTTCTGGAGATGCTCGTGTTTCGGCGAATGAAGTTGTAAAAGTTATTCCCTTAGACAGGGGTCAGCATGTCCAGCTGAAACCAGATGTCAAAGAACCCAG ATTTGGGTGGCGTGGCCAGTCGCGTGATAGCATTGGTACTGTACTATGTGTCGATGATGATGGGATCCTACGTGTTGGCTTTCCCGGAGCCTCCAGAGGGTGGAAAGCTGATCCAGCAGAGATGGAGAGAGTTGAAGAATTCAAGGTTGGGGACTGGGTTCGAATTCGCCCCACTCTTACAACTGCAAAGCACGGATTAGGATCTGTTACACCTGGTAGCATTGGTATTGTGTATTGCATAAGACCAGATAGTAGTCTGTTGCTGGAATTAAGCTATCTTCCAAGTCCATGGCATTGTGAACCAGAGGAGGTTGAGCTTGTAACTCCTTTCAGG ATTGGTGACAGGGTATGTGTGAAGCGATCTGTTGCAGAGCCTAGGTATGCATGGGGTGGTGAGACACACCATAGTGTTGGAAAAATAAGTGAGATAGAGAATGATGGGCTCCTGGTAATTGAAATACCAAATCGACCAATACCATGGCAGTCTGATCCTTCTGACATGGAGAAGGTGGAAGATTTCAAG GTAGGTGACTGGGTTAGAGTCAAAGCTTCTGTACCATCCCCCAGATATGGATGGGAGGATATCACAAGGAACAGTGTTGGGATAATTCATAGCTTGGAGGAAGATGGTGATATGGGTGTCGCCTTCTGCTTCAGGAGCAAGCCTTTTTCTTGTTCTGTCACAGATGTGGAAAAGGTGCCCCCTTTTGAAGTGGGGCAAGAGATTCATGTGATATCATCTGTTACTCAACCAAAACTTGGATGGTCAAATGAAAGTCCAGCAACTGTTGGAAAAATTGTTAGGATTGATATGGATGGAGCTTTGAAT ACAAGAGTCACTGGCCGACAGAGCTTGTGGAAAGTTTCTCCTGGAGATGCGGAACGACTCTCTGGATTTGAAGTTGGTGACTGGGTACGTTCAAAACCAAGCCTGGGAACTCGACCAAGCTATGACTGGAACAGCGTTGGAAAGGAAAGTTTAGCTGTCGTGCACAGTGTTCAAGATACAGGTTATCTGGAGTTGGCTTGTTGTTTCCGTAAGGGCAGGTGGATAACTCATTACACAGATGTTGAAAAGGTCCCATGCTTTAAAATTGGGCAGTATGTCCGGTTCCGGACTGGGCTAGTTGAACCAAGATGGGGCTGGAGAGGGGCTCAACCTGATTCTCGAGGCGTCATAACTAGCGTTCATGCTGATGGGGAAGTGAGAGTGGCTTTCTCTGGTTTGCCAGGGTTGTGGAGAGGAGATCCTGCAGATCTTGAAATAGAGCAGATATTTGAAGTTGGAGAGTGGGTGAGATTAGAAGATCAAGCAGGTGCTTGGAAATCCATTGGACCGGGTAGTGTTGGAGTGGTGCAAGGATTGGGATACGATGCAGATACATGGGATGGAACCACTTCCGTTGGATTCTGTGGGGAGCAAGAAAAATGGGTTGGGCCTACCTCTGCTCTTGAAAGGGTGAACAGGCTCATGGTTGGCCAGAAGGTTAGGGTTAAACTGTCTGTCAAGCAGCCAAGATTTGGGTGGTCAGGCCACAGCCATGCAAGTCTTGGAACCATATCCACAATTGATGCTGATGGCAAGCTGAGAATATACACTCCAGCTGGTTCAAAAGCTTGGATGCTGGATCCATCAGAAGTGGAACTTGTGGAGGAAGAGGAGCTTCACATCGGTGACTGGGTTAGGGTTAAAACATCAGTTTCAACTCCAGCCCACCAGTGGGGAGAGGTGAATCGTTCAAGTGTTGGGGTTGTGCATCGGATGGAAAATGAGGAGCTCTGGGTGGCGTTTTGCTTCACAGAGAGGTTGTGGCTTTGCAAGGCATCGGAAATGGAACGGGTTAGGCCGTTTAAAGTGGGGGACAAAGTGAGGATTAGAGAAGGGCTGGTGACCCCACGGTGGGGTTGGGGAATGGAGACCCACACGAGCAAAGGACAGGTAGTGGGGGTCGACGCAAATGGGAAGTTAAGGATTAAGTTCCGATGGAGAGAAGGGAAGCCGTGGATTGGAGACCCTGCTGATATTTCTCTTGATGAAAGCACGTGA
- the LOC126599211 gene encoding E3 ubiquitin-protein ligase KEG-like isoform X1 codes for MKVPCCLVCQTRYDEEERVPLLLQCGHGFCKDCLSKMFSSCPDTTLVCPRCRHVTVVGNSVQALRKNFAVLALIHTSSNGVSSAAAANFDYDYTDDEDGDDDEDEDGDRRCARGSHTSSSGGCGPAIELAVHHDLKLVRRIGEGRQAGVQMWTAVIGGGGGRCRHRVAVKKVAVAEETSMDWVMGQLDNLRWASMWCRNVCTFHGAMKSEGTLCLVMDKCYGSVQSEMQRNEGRLTLEQILRYGADIARGVAELHAAGVVCMNLKPSNLLLDESGHAVVSDYGVAAILKKPSCRKARLECDTSRIHSCMECTMLSPHYAAPEAWEPVKKLLNPFWEDAIGISAESDAWSFGCTLVEMCTGSIPWAGLSTEEIYRAVIKTRKLPPQYASVVGVGIPRELWKMIGECLQFKSSKRPSFNSMLATFLRHLQEIPRSPPASPDNVLAKFSGSNATEPSPISKSEVFQGNPTLLHRLVSEGDVRGVRDLLQKASAGSDNSTILSLLEAQNADGQTALHLACRRGSAELVNSILEYQEANVDVLDKDGDPPLVFALVAGSPECVHALINRGANVRSRLREGFGPSVAHVCAYHGQPDCMRELLMAGADPNAVDEEGESVLHRAVAKKYTDCALVVLENGGSRSMCVLNSEKFTPLHLCVATWNVAVVRRWVEVATPEEIADAIDRPSPVGTALCMAASLKKDHEIEGREIVQILLASGADPTAQDLQHGRTALHTASMANEVELVKIILDAGVDVNIRNVQNTIPLHVALARGAKSCVGLLLSAGANYNLQDDEGDNAFHIAADAAKMIRENLEWLIVMLRNPDAAVEARNHSGKTLRDFLETLPREWISEDLMEALVNRGVRLSPTIFDVGDWVKFKRSITAPTYGWQDAKHRSVGFVQGAPDKDHLIVSFCSGDARVSANEVVKVIPLDRGQHVQLKPDVKEPRFGWRGQSRDSIGTVLCVDDDGILRVGFPGASRGWKADPAEMERVEEFKVGDWVRIRPTLTTAKHGLGSVTPGSIGIVYCIRPDSSLLLELSYLPSPWHCEPEEVELVTPFRIGDRVCVKRSVAEPRYAWGGETHHSVGKISEIENDGLLVIEIPNRPIPWQSDPSDMEKVEDFKVGDWVRVKASVPSPRYGWEDITRNSVGIIHSLEEDGDMGVAFCFRSKPFSCSVTDVEKVPPFEVGQEIHVISSVTQPKLGWSNESPATVGKIVRIDMDGALNTRVTGRQSLWKVSPGDAERLSGFEVGDWVRSKPSLGTRPSYDWNSVGKESLAVVHSVQDTGYLELACCFRKGRWITHYTDVEKVPCFKIGQYVRFRTGLVEPRWGWRGAQPDSRGVITSVHADGEVRVAFSGLPGLWRGDPADLEIEQIFEVGEWVRLEDQAGAWKSIGPGSVGVVQGLGYDADTWDGTTSVGFCGEQEKWVGPTSALERVNRLMVGQKVRVKLSVKQPRFGWSGHSHASLGTISTIDADGKLRIYTPAGSKAWMLDPSEVELVEEEELHIGDWVRVKTSVSTPAHQWGEVNRSSVGVVHRMENEELWVAFCFTERLWLCKASEMERVRPFKVGDKVRIREGLVTPRWGWGMETHTSKGQVVGVDANGKLRIKFRWREGKPWIGDPADISLDEST; via the exons ATGAAGGTGCCGTGCTGCTTGGTGTGCCAGACCCGCTACGACGAGGAGGAAAGAGTTCCGCTTTTGCTTCAGTGCGGCCATGGCTTCTGCAAGGACTGCTTGTCGAAGATGTTCTCTTCGTGTCCGGATACTACCCTCGTCTGCCCCCGCTGCCGCCACGTCACCGTCGTCGGGAACTCCGTTCAGGCCCTCCGCAAGAACTTTGCCGTACTCGCCTTGATTCACACCAGCTCCAATGGTGTCTCGTCTGCCGCCGCCGCCAATTTCGATTACGATTACACAGACGACGAGGATGGGGACGacgatgaggatgaggatggGGACCGACGGTGTGCTCGTGGGTCCCACACGTCGAGCTCGGGTGGGTGTGGACCGGCGATCGAGCTGGCGGTGCACCACGACTTGAAGTTGGTGCGGCGGATAGGGGAGGGGAGGCAGGCCGGGGTTCAAATGTGGACTGCTGTCattggaggtggaggtggaaggTGTCGTCACCGGGTTGCGGTGAAGAAAGTGGCGGTGGCGGAGGAGACAAGTATGGATTGGGTGATGGGGCAGCTGGATAATTTGCGGTGGGCATCGATGTGGTGTAGGAATGTGTGCACATTTCATGGGGCTATGAAGAGTGAAGGCACCTTGTGTCTTGTTATGGATAAGTGTTATGGGTCGGTTCAGTCCGAGATGCAGCGCAATGAGGGCAGGCTTACTTTGGAGCAAATTCTAAG ATACGGGGCTGACATTGCACGGGGAGTGGCTGAACTTCATGCGGCAGGTGTCGTTTGTATGAATCTAAAACCGTCCAATCTTCTTTTGGATGAAAGTGGTCATGCAGTAGTTTCTGATTATGGAGTTGCTGCAATTCTGAAGAAACCTTCCTGCCGGAAAGCTCGATTGGAGTGTGACACCTCAAGGATCCATTCTTGTATGGAGTGTACAATGCTCAGCCCCCACTATGCAGCTCCAGAGGCATGGGAGCCAGTGAAGAAGTTATTGAATCCATTTTGGGAGGATGCTATTGGTATTTCTGCTGAGTCAGATGCATGGAGTTTTGGTTGTACATTGGTAGAAATGTGCACTGGTTCCATTCC ATGGGCTGGTTTAAGCACTGAGGAAATTTATCGGGCTGTAATCAAGACTCGGAAACTACCTCCACAATATGCAAGTGTAGTAGGTGTTGGGATACCTAGAGAATTGTGGAAAATGATTGGCGAGTGCCTGCAGTTCAAGTCATCGAAAAGACCATCTTTTAATTCAATGCTAGCCACTTTTCTTCGCCATTTGCAGGAGATACCACGCAGCCCTCCTGCAAGTCCTGATAA TGTTTTAGCTAAATTCTCTGGATCAAATGCGACGGAACCATCTCCTATATCCAAATCAGAAGTTTTTCAGGGTAACCCCACCCTTCTGCATAGACTTGTGTCTGAAGGGGATGTGCGCGGTGTTAG AGATCTGCTTCAAAAGGCTTCAGCAGGGAGTGATAACAGCACAATATTGTCTCTATTAGAAGCTCAAAATGCTGATGGCCAAACTGCTCTCCATTTGGCCTGTAGACGCGGTAGTGCAGAACTTGTTAATTCTATTTTGGAGTATCAAGAGGCGAATGTGGATGTCTTGGACAAAGATGGGGATCCTCCACTTGTTTTTGCATTAGTAGCTGGATCCCCAGAATGCGTTCATGCTCTCATTAACAGAGGTGCTAATGTGAGATCTAGGTTGCGAGAAGGATTTGGTCCCTCTGTTGCTCATGTCTGTGCCTATCATGGCCAACCTGATTGTATGCGT GAGTTACTAATGGCTGGAGCAGATCCTAATGCAGTGGATGAGGAAGGTGAATCTGTACTGCATAGAGCTGTTGCGAAGAAATATACAGATTGTGCCCTTGTTGTTCTGGAAAATGGGGGCTCTAGGTCAATGTGTGTTTTGAATTCAGAAAAGTTTAC ACCGTTGCACTTGTGTGTGGCAACATGGAATGTTGCTGTTGTTAGAAGGTGGGTGGAAGTTGCAACACCAGAAGAGATTGCTGATGCAATTGATAGACCAAGTCCAGTTGGCACTGCATTGTGTATGGCAGCTTCTCTAAAGAAAGATCATGAAATTG AAGGAAGAGAAATTGTGCAAATTTTGCTTGCTTCTGGAGCAGATCCAACTGCTCAAGATTTGCAGCATGGACGGACAGCTTTGCATACAGCTTCAATGGCCAATGAAGTTGAGTTGGTCAAG ATTATACTTGATGCTGGAGTTGATGTGAACATTCGGAATGTACAAAATACAATTCCTCTTCACGTAGCACTGGCCAGAGGGGCAAAGTCATGTGTTGGACTGCTTCTATCAGCTGGAGCTAATTATAATTTGCAG GATGACGAAGGTGACAATGCTTTCCATATAGCAGCAGATGCAGCAAAAATGATACGTGAAAATCTCGAATGGCTTATTGTCATGCTTAGAAATCCTGATGCTGCTGTTGAAGCTAGAAATCACAG TGGCAAGACTTTACGCGACTTTTTGGAGACACTTCCTCGGGAATGGATATCTGAAGATCTGATGGAGGCACTTGTAAATCGGGGAGTGCGTCTATCTCCTACAAt ATTTGATGTAGGAGACTGGGTCAAATTTAAAAGAAGTATAACAGCTCCTACGTATGGCTGGCAAGATGCAAAACATAGAAGTGTTGGCTTTGTGCAAGGTGCCCCAGATAAGGACCATTTGATAGTATCATTTTGTTCTGGAGATGCTCGTGTTTCGGCGAATGAAGTTGTAAAAGTTATTCCCTTAGACAGGGGTCAGCATGTCCAGCTGAAACCAGATGTCAAAGAACCCAG ATTTGGGTGGCGTGGCCAGTCGCGTGATAGCATTGGTACTGTACTATGTGTCGATGATGATGGGATCCTACGTGTTGGCTTTCCCGGAGCCTCCAGAGGGTGGAAAGCTGATCCAGCAGAGATGGAGAGAGTTGAAGAATTCAAGGTTGGGGACTGGGTTCGAATTCGCCCCACTCTTACAACTGCAAAGCACGGATTAGGATCTGTTACACCTGGTAGCATTGGTATTGTGTATTGCATAAGACCAGATAGTAGTCTGTTGCTGGAATTAAGCTATCTTCCAAGTCCATGGCATTGTGAACCAGAGGAGGTTGAGCTTGTAACTCCTTTCAGG ATTGGTGACAGGGTATGTGTGAAGCGATCTGTTGCAGAGCCTAGGTATGCATGGGGTGGTGAGACACACCATAGTGTTGGAAAAATAAGTGAGATAGAGAATGATGGGCTCCTGGTAATTGAAATACCAAATCGACCAATACCATGGCAGTCTGATCCTTCTGACATGGAGAAGGTGGAAGATTTCAAG GTAGGTGACTGGGTTAGAGTCAAAGCTTCTGTACCATCCCCCAGATATGGATGGGAGGATATCACAAGGAACAGTGTTGGGATAATTCATAGCTTGGAGGAAGATGGTGATATGGGTGTCGCCTTCTGCTTCAGGAGCAAGCCTTTTTCTTGTTCTGTCACAGATGTGGAAAAGGTGCCCCCTTTTGAAGTGGGGCAAGAGATTCATGTGATATCATCTGTTACTCAACCAAAACTTGGATGGTCAAATGAAAGTCCAGCAACTGTTGGAAAAATTGTTAGGATTGATATGGATGGAGCTTTGAAT ACAAGAGTCACTGGCCGACAGAGCTTGTGGAAAGTTTCTCCTGGAGATGCGGAACGACTCTCTGGATTTGAAGTTGGTGACTGGGTACGTTCAAAACCAAGCCTGGGAACTCGACCAAGCTATGACTGGAACAGCGTTGGAAAGGAAAGTTTAGCTGTCGTGCACAGTGTTCAAGATACAGGTTATCTGGAGTTGGCTTGTTGTTTCCGTAAGGGCAGGTGGATAACTCATTACACAGATGTTGAAAAGGTCCCATGCTTTAAAATTGGGCAGTATGTCCGGTTCCGGACTGGGCTAGTTGAACCAAGATGGGGCTGGAGAGGGGCTCAACCTGATTCTCGAGGCGTCATAACTAGCGTTCATGCTGATGGGGAAGTGAGAGTGGCTTTCTCTGGTTTGCCAGGGTTGTGGAGAGGAGATCCTGCAGATCTTGAAATAGAGCAGATATTTGAAGTTGGAGAGTGGGTGAGATTAGAAGATCAAGCAGGTGCTTGGAAATCCATTGGACCGGGTAGTGTTGGAGTGGTGCAAGGATTGGGATACGATGCAGATACATGGGATGGAACCACTTCCGTTGGATTCTGTGGGGAGCAAGAAAAATGGGTTGGGCCTACCTCTGCTCTTGAAAGGGTGAACAGGCTCATGGTTGGCCAGAAGGTTAGGGTTAAACTGTCTGTCAAGCAGCCAAGATTTGGGTGGTCAGGCCACAGCCATGCAAGTCTTGGAACCATATCCACAATTGATGCTGATGGCAAGCTGAGAATATACACTCCAGCTGGTTCAAAAGCTTGGATGCTGGATCCATCAGAAGTGGAACTTGTGGAGGAAGAGGAGCTTCACATCGGTGACTGGGTTAGGGTTAAAACATCAGTTTCAACTCCAGCCCACCAGTGGGGAGAGGTGAATCGTTCAAGTGTTGGGGTTGTGCATCGGATGGAAAATGAGGAGCTCTGGGTGGCGTTTTGCTTCACAGAGAGGTTGTGGCTTTGCAAGGCATCGGAAATGGAACGGGTTAGGCCGTTTAAAGTGGGGGACAAAGTGAGGATTAGAGAAGGGCTGGTGACCCCACGGTGGGGTTGGGGAATGGAGACCCACACGAGCAAAGGACAGGTAGTGGGGGTCGACGCAAATGGGAAGTTAAGGATTAAGTTCCGATGGAGAGAAGGGAAGCCGTGGATTGGAGACCCTGCTGATATTTCTCTTGATGAAAGCACGTGA